TATTATAGAGGCAGTATTATCCTTTTTTCTCGTCTTTCTTTTCTTCTTTGTGTTCGTGGTGCTCTTTAGGATCATGTTTACCATCTTTAGGCTCTTTATGATCTTTAGGATCGCGAGGGCCTTTAGCGTCGTGGCGTTCTTTGTTTTCCGCTACTTTTTTATCGTGTTCCGCTTTTTTCTCTTCACGATTTTTGTCTTGTTTTTCTTTGTTTTCCGCTACTTTTTTATCGTGTTCTGCTTTTTTCTCTTCGCGGATTTTGTCTTGTTTTTCCTTGTCTAATTTGTGGTCTTCTTTTTTGTCATCTTTTTTCCCGTCTTTCTTCTCCTGGTGCCATTCTTTTTTGTCTTTCCTGTCTTTGTTGTCCTGTTGGGTTTTGTCTTGTGCAAAGGCAGTAACAGAAACGCCTAAAATGAAGGCAGGGATAAGGATAGTTTTTTTGTTCATTTTTACGTGTTTAAAAAAATTATAAAGTGTTTTACGGTGACTTAGACTATCTATTTGAATAATTGTTTAAACGCAATTAAAAGTTATTTTTGAGTTTATAATTTATGAACCGGGATTAATGAAACAGCTTCTATTAATAGTTACTTTAGGTGTGGTCCTATTTGCGGCATGTAAGAAGGACAGCGATAGTGCGATACCTTCCACACAGTCGAACTTTAAATTTTTCAATGGTGTACCAGGAGCGGTATTCGGGGTAAAGCTGGATACGGTGACGGTATCATCAGGTGTGAATTATGGAGAGGCAACAGCATATAAGTCAATGCGGGCGCAGTCTTACAATCTGACAATCATCAATGGTAATCAGCAATTGGCGCTTGGGCAGTTCTTTTTAAGGAATGGGAAGAATTTCACGTTGTTCCTTGGAGCGGATACCAGTGGCAAGCTGCTGACATACGTATGGGCGGAGGATGATTTATCGGCGGTGCCGGGAGATAGTGCCAGGTGGAGAGTGGTAGACCTGAGTGATTCGTATAAGACGAATAACAGATCTGCGTTGCCACTGGATTTCAGGATGGATACCACGCGTGTATTCAGGGCCGTTGTATTTGGGGGCATTACGAAGTACGCCAATATTTTCGCGCCATCTAACTATACATTGAATGTGAATTACGTTGATTCCAGCAAGGTGATGGGGTCTTTTCCGACTGGATTCCTGAAGGGGAAATCGTATACTTATGTAGCTACGGGGAATGCGAATACTACAAATTTTCAGGTATTTCAGGTACAAAATAACTAAAATGCCTATATTGGGTGCCAATAGGATGTAATCGGCTGTAGCAAGGCGTGAGCACCTTATAAGTTAAAACATAGATAAATATTTTAAATCAAATTTGAAAATCCGGCAAAATCTTTATTTTAGCCGTTCTATTTTCAAAAATTAAATTGTAGAAAATCTACCCATAAACATGCGCACTCGTAATCAATTCGTGTCTAAAGGATTAATGGCGACGCTGGCTGCCGGCTTATTCGTAGCTTGCCAGAACAACAAACAAGCTGGTACGGCACCTGCTGCCAACACCAACACTGCAGCGCCTACTGCTGCCAGTTTCAAAATTGCATATGTAGACCTGGATACACTCGAAGCGCACTTTGAATATTTCAAATTGAAAAGGGCTGAGCTGGAGAAAAAGCAACAGTCTATGGACAATACCCTGCAAGCTAAAATGCGTAGCCTGCAGAATGAATTTGAAGATTTACAGCGTAAAGCAGCTACACTGACGCAGGAGCAGGGAGAGAACATTCAGCGTGGTATCCTGGCTAAAAAGCAGCAGCTGGAGCAGGAAGCACAGCAGATGCGTGGTCAGTATGCGGAGCAGGAAGCAAAATTCAACGAAGAGTTACAGGGCCGCCTGGATACCTTCCTTGAAAATTTCAATAAAGACAAACGTTTTGCATATATTTTCTCTTATCGTAAGGGAGCAAGCAATATCCTGTACAAAGATTCTTCTTTTGATATCACCACAGATGTGATCAAAGGTATGAATGAGCTGGGTGCAGCAGCAGGAGCAACTCCGGCAAAATAATTTGCTAAAAAGAGAATCTTGAAGAAAATTTTCTACCTTATAGTCCCGGTTCATTGAGCCGGGACTTTTTTATTACTACTACCTGAACATATGGAAATCAACCAAACTAAATCTGCAACGCCAACTGCGGCAAATTCATTCAAGCCAACATTAGGCTTACTCGATGCCACCATGGTCGTCGCCGGCTCCATGATAGGCTCCGGAATCTTTCTTGTAACAGCTGAAATAGCCCGTAATGTGGGTGGGGCTGGCTGGATCACCGCCATGTGGGTATTGGCCGGCGTGGTAACGCTGATAGCCGCCCTGAGCTATGGTGAGCTGTCGGGCATGTACCCCAAAGCCGGTGGTCAGTATGTATACCTGCGTGAAGCATACAATCCCTTTATTGCCTTTTTGTTTGGATGGACACAGTTCGGTGTTATCCAGACGGGGACCATTGCAGCTGTGGCAGTAGCTTTCGCGAAATTTACCGCTTATCTTATCCCATCTTTCAGCGAAAAAAATATCCTGTTACACACGCCATTGGTAGATATTTCTGCCGCACAGATTGTGGCAATTATTTCTATCATCTTACTAACATTTATCAACACACGTGGGGTAAAACATGGGAAAGTCATCCAGACAGTATTTACGCTGGCGAAGTTATTATCCCTGTTTGGGCTGATCATTTTCGGGTTTCTGCTGGGAGCAAAGGCGGAGATCTGGCATGCCAACTGGGAACATGCCTGGGAGGCGAATTCACTGAGTTTGCTGGATGGTAATATTGTTACCTCCGGACTTACCGGCATTGCGTTTCTGGGTGCGATAGCCATTTCTATGAAGGGGTCGCTGTTTTCCAGCGATGCCTGGAATAATGTGACATTTATTGCCGGAGAGATCAAGAATCCAAAGAAGAATATAGGCAGGTCATTGTTTTTAGGTACGCTGATCGTGACAATCATTTATGTGAGCACTAATCTGATGTATCTGGCAGTAATACCTATCAAGGAAATTGCCTTTGCAGCCAACGACAGGGTAGGTGTGGTTGCTGCGGAGCATATTTTTGGCGGCGTTGGTTCTATGGTGATTGCCGTGATGATCATGATATCCACTTTTGGCTGCAATAACGGGCTTATTTTGAGTGGGGCGAGGATTTATTATACTATGGCAGAAGATAAGCTGTTTTTCAAAGGAGCAGGCGAGCTGAATAAGTATAGTGTTCCTGCCAAGGGGCTGTGGATACAGTGTTTGTGGACGAGTCTATTATGCCTGACAGGGAGATATAATGATTTGCTGGCGTTGGTAATATTCGGAGTATTATTGTTTTATGTGCTGACGATCTTTGGCATTTTCATATTACGGCGTAAGCGTCCGGAAATAGAGCGTCCGTACAAGGCATTCGGGTATCCTGTTTTACCGGTTATTTACATGATCGTGGCATTATCATTGGCTGTATTGCTTTTGATGTTTGAAACCAAGTTTGCTTTGATGGGATTAGGCATTATATTACTAGGAGTTCCGTTGTATTATATCGCTATGAGCCGTCAGAAGAAGGCGATTCAGCGCTAAAATGGATAAAAAAAATTGAATTTTCACACGAAAGTTGTAGAAAAAAATCGGGCCACTGCACATAATATTGCAGTGGCCCCTTTTAATTTGCATCAAGAGGCAGAGAGATGAAGAGGTGACGCCCCGATAAAGCAGATAGTATTTGAAAACCCTGAATAATTAAAATTGGCCAACAAGGACTTTAACCGAGGAATGAAGTTTGGAAGTCCGGTATCACAGCTCTCAAAAATACTTTAATGATTGTTGCCCGCTGCAGAGCGGTATTGAAAAATGTGACTGGTTAATGTGATGTGCAGTATTTGACGACCCTCAAAATTATTTGCCAAGAGTAATATATACTTCTATTTGAAAAAAAATTACACAAAAAGAAATTTATACCAGCGTTGATAGTAGCGAGATCCCTTGTGGGAGTATTGATTTGCTATTGACCCGAGGTTCAAGTTATGAGGTAATGACCTTGCGGAATCACTATCCACAAGATAACCATTAATGCCTATACGATTTGCATTCTCGAACATTCACATGACAATCTTTTACAATAAGCGTATGGTTTCAACCATGCGCTTTTTTATTTAGTTTGATTTCCATTGAGTGTATATTTTATGTTTATATAGATGTCTTTATGATTCCCGTTTAGCGGGCGCCTTCGGCACCCGCTAAACGGGAATATCTGCGGCCGCCTGCGGCGGCCGCAGATATTCCCGTGGAAATTGAAAAGGGCAGGGCCGCAGGCACCTCCCGAAAAAGAAAAGCCCGGCTGCCGCCGGGCTTTTCTCCAAGGAATTGAAAAGGGGAGAGCAGGCGGCATCTTCTAAACAGGAATGCCCATGACCGGCTGCAGCTATTCCCGTGGAAATTGAAAAGGGAAGGGCTGCAGGGACCTCCCAAAAAGAAAAGCCCGGCTGCCTCCAGCGGCCGGGTTTTTCTGCAAGGAATAGAAAGGGAAGAGCAAGCGGCATCTTCTAAACAGGAATGCCCATGACCGGCTGCAGCTATTCCCGTGGAAATTGAAAAGGAAAGGATCGCAGGCATCTCCCGAAAAAAATACGGGGATCGCCGGCCAACTGCCGGCTTCCCCTTTTACCCGAGCGTATCCAGAAAAAAAATACTCCTATGTAAGAAAAGTATAATTTTGCCGCATGTTTACTCAACTGTGCAATAAAATATTTAACCAGAGCATACTGGACTATCACCAGTATAATGATGTGCACCGCGCCATCAGCAATCCTTATGAAAAGAGCAGCATTGAGCATTTGCTGTATTTAAAAAACTGGATCGATACGGTGCAGTGGCACCTGGAAGATATCATCCGTAATCCGAATATTGACCCGGTAGAAGCATTGGGTATCAAAAGATGGATTGATAAATCGAACCAGGAGCGCACTGATGTCGTAGAATATATTGACAGTTATTTCCTCGATAAATTTAAGGCTGTAGCAACTGCTGCTGATGCGGCTATTAATACGGAGAGTCCGGCCTGGGCTATAGACCGTTTGTCTATCCTGGCGCTGAAGATTTTCCATATGCAGGAAGAGGCTACCCGTGAGGATGCTACTCCTGAGCACAGGGCAGCGTGTCAGCGTAAGCTGGATATTCTCCTGGAGCAGCGGAGCGACCTGAGTACAGCGATTGAAGAGCTGGTGGCAGATATTGCAGCCGGTAAGAAATACATGAAGGTCTACAAGCAGATGAAGATGTACAATGATCCTTCTCTGAATCCTGTTCTGTATAAAAACGGTCAGTAATCCGGGTTTTCATCCAAAAAATCAAATTTTGACAACTGCTACTAAAAGGCAAACCATCCTGGTTTTCCGCTTTTCGGCATTGGGAGATATGGCGATGACCATTCCTGTGATGAAACAGGTACTGGATAGCAATCCTGATGTGGATATTGTTTTTGTGTCCAACAAAAACTGGGGAGCGCTGTGCGAGGGAATTCCACGTCTGACCTTCTATCCGGCAGATTTCAAGGGAGTACATAAAGGATTTCCGGGACTGTACAAGCTGTTTAAAGAGTTGCGTAAACAATTCAATATCAGTGCGGTAGCAGACCTGCATAATGTACTTCGGTCGCAGGTGGTACGGACGCTTTTTAAGCTGACAGGTAAGCGGGTGAGGGCCATTGATAAGGGTCGTGCAGAGAAAAAGGCACTTACCAGCAAGGAAGGGAAGGTATTACAGCAACTGACCAGCACTATCGAGCGTTACGCGATCGTATTCAGGCAGTTGGGACTAACCTGTGAAATGGGCAAAAAACCTGTTTTTCAGCCCCGTGAGCTGCCTGATAACGTACAGGCGGTATTGGGTGCTAAAAAAGAGCAGAAATGGATTGGAATCGCCCCATTTGCCACATATCAGGAAAAAATGTATCCGTTGGCTAAAATGGAGGAAGTTATTGCTGACCTGAGTAAACATCCGGCTAACAGGCTGCTGCTTTTTGGTGGTGGCAAGGAAGAAGGGCGTCAACTGGCGGCACTGGCGGAGAAATATCCTTCCGCCATTTCCGTAGCGGGAAAGTTTTCGCTGAAAGAGGAACTGAGTATTATCAGCCAGCTGGATGCGATGATCAGCATGGATTCTGCCAATATGCACCTGGCTTCGCTATTCGGTGTACGTGTTATATCTGTTTGGGGCGCTACGCATCCCTATGCCGGTTTTATGGGCTACGGGCAGTCGGAGCAGGACGCCGTGCAGATTACCGATCTTGATTGCAGGCCATGTTCTGTTTTTGGCAATAAGCCATGCTTCAGAGGGGACCATGCCTGTATGGAGTGGATCAAACCCGCTGCAATCGCGGAAAAAATATGATTTGAAATTTTTTTTTGCAGATTCAAAAAAAATACTACTTTTGCCATCCCAAACAACGAGGGTAGTACCCAAAATTGTAACGGAGATTGCCCAATAGTATAAAGGTAGTACGACAGATTTTGGTTCTGTTTGTCTTGGTTCGAATCCAGGTTGGGCAACAAAAAGGAGACAGTTACTGTCTCCTTTTTCGTTTATATACGGTTGAGTTTTCTGCTCAACAATTATACCCTTCCTTTCTACACTTTTTTACATCTGACAATAAAATGTACTATGCTTAAATCCGCTACAGTAGCGGGAAATGCCTCGATTTTACCGCTGGCACAATGATTGGTATTTGTTGATAAGTCAAAACCTTTGAATTATGAAAAAGATACTTTTCGCAGCTACCCTCGTAGGCGCCGCAGGTGCAGGCATCTACATGTATATGAGAAAACGTAATCCGGGTGTAGATCCAGGTGATAAATTGATGCATGATGCACAGGACCTGATGGATAAAACTTCCAGGATGTTTAAGAAAAACTGGCGGAAGCTGAATCATAAAATGCATAACATCAACGATCATGTACAGGATCGTATGGAAGAACGTATGAAAGAAGGCCGTGATGGAAATAATATTTATAGTCATTCTATGGGTTAACCTTTTTGCAGATTGATTATGTCAAAAAAATCGCCGCTACCAGGTAGCGGCGATTTTTTTATGTGGGGATGATATTGATTAATTAAGAGAGAATACATCGATTGTATTGGAGGCACCATTTGCTGAAGTGCCGCCAATGACATAGAGTTTGTTATTTGCCACTACAGCGCAGCTAAAACCTCTGGCTACTGAAAGCTTAGTGCTGCCCCAGGAATTGGTGACTACGTTGTAATAATCTACTTCATCTGTGTATTGTGCTCCGGTAGCCGTGCCACCTGCAAATACCACCAGGTTACCTATAGTGGCGGCACATACTCCCGTACGAGCGACAGGTAGATGTATTACCGACCAGTAGGCCGTTTGGGTGTCATACACATCTATCACATCACTCATTTTATTTAAGGCAGGATCTACACCTCCTGCCAGATAAATTTTGTTAGCGGCAGCGGCAATGGTGAAACCGGCGCGTTTCACGCTTAAAGCAGCTGTACTCCAGGAATTGGATGGTGCATCCAGGATGTCTATTGCATACGTTTGAGCACCGTTGAAATCCGTTCCTCCAGCTATCATGACTTTTTTATTAATGCCGATGACTTGTGGAAAAATCCTGGCTGTGGAAAGGAAATGCGGCGAAGCCCAGGTTTGGCTGGTTTGATCGTAGGCGTCCACTTCGCCTGATGCATGAGCATAATCAGGTGCGGAGGAGCCGCCGGCAAAATAGCTGATATTGTCGAGGGTGGCAGCACCCATGGCCGTACGACGTACCGCAGCCGCAGCAACGGTACTTGTATTGTTATTATTGTCGATCAATAAAATATGGCCATCTGCGGTGTTTGTATTAGTGATGAAACTGCCGGCGATTATTCCCAGAGAGGCGTTGCCAGTGGCACTTGCAAACGCGTAACTATTGGTGATGCTGGGGATCTTACTCCACGTGGCGCTAGGTATATCGAAAATATCTATGTTGGGAGCAGCATTGGTTTGGAAACCGTCCCCGACAATGTAAATTTTTTTGCCGATGAAAACAGCAGCAGGTTTGTATCTGGGCAGGGGCAGTTGCAATGTACCCACTGCCTGCAGACTTTGTACCGAAGAAGGAGGTGCTGTATTACTGCTCTTGCTACAGGAGCAGATAACACAGCACAGCAGGATGATCCCGATA
The Chitinophaga sp. Cy-1792 genome window above contains:
- a CDS encoding DUF4397 domain-containing protein, whose protein sequence is MKQLLLIVTLGVVLFAACKKDSDSAIPSTQSNFKFFNGVPGAVFGVKLDTVTVSSGVNYGEATAYKSMRAQSYNLTIINGNQQLALGQFFLRNGKNFTLFLGADTSGKLLTYVWAEDDLSAVPGDSARWRVVDLSDSYKTNNRSALPLDFRMDTTRVFRAVVFGGITKYANIFAPSNYTLNVNYVDSSKVMGSFPTGFLKGKSYTYVATGNANTTNFQVFQVQNN
- a CDS encoding OmpH family outer membrane protein gives rise to the protein MRTRNQFVSKGLMATLAAGLFVACQNNKQAGTAPAANTNTAAPTAASFKIAYVDLDTLEAHFEYFKLKRAELEKKQQSMDNTLQAKMRSLQNEFEDLQRKAATLTQEQGENIQRGILAKKQQLEQEAQQMRGQYAEQEAKFNEELQGRLDTFLENFNKDKRFAYIFSYRKGASNILYKDSSFDITTDVIKGMNELGAAAGATPAK
- a CDS encoding APC family permease, coding for MEINQTKSATPTAANSFKPTLGLLDATMVVAGSMIGSGIFLVTAEIARNVGGAGWITAMWVLAGVVTLIAALSYGELSGMYPKAGGQYVYLREAYNPFIAFLFGWTQFGVIQTGTIAAVAVAFAKFTAYLIPSFSEKNILLHTPLVDISAAQIVAIISIILLTFINTRGVKHGKVIQTVFTLAKLLSLFGLIIFGFLLGAKAEIWHANWEHAWEANSLSLLDGNIVTSGLTGIAFLGAIAISMKGSLFSSDAWNNVTFIAGEIKNPKKNIGRSLFLGTLIVTIIYVSTNLMYLAVIPIKEIAFAANDRVGVVAAEHIFGGVGSMVIAVMIMISTFGCNNGLILSGARIYYTMAEDKLFFKGAGELNKYSVPAKGLWIQCLWTSLLCLTGRYNDLLALVIFGVLLFYVLTIFGIFILRRKRPEIERPYKAFGYPVLPVIYMIVALSLAVLLLMFETKFALMGLGIILLGVPLYYIAMSRQKKAIQR
- a CDS encoding DUF4254 domain-containing protein → MFTQLCNKIFNQSILDYHQYNDVHRAISNPYEKSSIEHLLYLKNWIDTVQWHLEDIIRNPNIDPVEALGIKRWIDKSNQERTDVVEYIDSYFLDKFKAVATAADAAINTESPAWAIDRLSILALKIFHMQEEATREDATPEHRAACQRKLDILLEQRSDLSTAIEELVADIAAGKKYMKVYKQMKMYNDPSLNPVLYKNGQ
- a CDS encoding glycosyltransferase family 9 protein gives rise to the protein MTTATKRQTILVFRFSALGDMAMTIPVMKQVLDSNPDVDIVFVSNKNWGALCEGIPRLTFYPADFKGVHKGFPGLYKLFKELRKQFNISAVADLHNVLRSQVVRTLFKLTGKRVRAIDKGRAEKKALTSKEGKVLQQLTSTIERYAIVFRQLGLTCEMGKKPVFQPRELPDNVQAVLGAKKEQKWIGIAPFATYQEKMYPLAKMEEVIADLSKHPANRLLLFGGGKEEGRQLAALAEKYPSAISVAGKFSLKEELSIISQLDAMISMDSANMHLASLFGVRVISVWGATHPYAGFMGYGQSEQDAVQITDLDCRPCSVFGNKPCFRGDHACMEWIKPAAIAEKI